A region of Legionella donaldsonii DNA encodes the following proteins:
- the dotG gene encoding type IVB secretion system protein DotG/IcmE encodes MAGKKENLKALFTNTRSRVIILFTGILLITAIVIGITKFKFSSDLGPDASANVSMVPGGIQSIPGALDPTVQYAKLQEAQNVEQAQSALKTGGSSIPTIIRTQALGAGVEPVGAQAGQGGVGFTTLAMEDQGGAQRSLWLQALKNSNCSKATVTKVVNEGAVLSDLKSACTCIQLKDSGYQLSDLERICSCKELRAAGFNARQLKEAGFSAGRLRQCGFDACELRNAGFTAQQMKDGGFSDGELKGAGFSPEEITKASGLPNGITEADVRKAGCQVDALKRLRAAGVTAAAIRRISGCSAAQLKAAGYSAAELRNAGFSAADLKNAGFTAAQLKQAGFSARDLLNAGFTPEDLANAGFTPGEIAAGESELPPGITPADVKSAGCDVATLKMERLAGVSAKLIRQYAGCSAQALKEAGFTDNDLANAGFTPAQISAAGPVDDNTIRAAGCDPQKLKALFARGVSATRIRTLNGCSAQALKAAGYDAKQLAAAGFTPQDLLAAGFTPAQIRAATDVSDDAIRAAGCDPVKLKYLFSQGVSAKRIRELNGCSAEALKAAGYDAKALSDAGFTPQQLLDAGFTPQQLGQAGIKTAAVIAAGRTADCSVASLKAARAAGVSAATIRQTLGCSAAAMKAAGYTAAELRDAGFTAAELKDAGFTAAELKNAGFSAKELRDAGFSAADLKNAGFTASQLKDAGFSAADLKNAGFTASQLKAAGFSAKDLKDAGFSAAALRQAGFSAKDLKDAGYTAADLKNAGFSNAEIQNAGFPPDTSQLAGLQAATQPTTVPSNLAGIPSMPGQAPSATSAQAAQAQQLQEILKRQNQQLADQKYQQKIQQRTGQMLGVANQSLQEWKKVATQAYTGGQEEKGPGAEGAEVSGAPQSGMAGGMASGPGGAGGSTPPQKAIVRTGDIVFAVLDTSVNSDEPGPILATIVSGKLKGSKLIGSFNLPANADKMVISFNTLSVPGAAKTVSISAYAIDPNTARTALSSNTDHHYLLRYGSLFASSFLEGFGNAFQSANTTVTIGGTGGGDNITVQNGIGRSALENAVIGLATVGKSWGQVAQQQFSRPTTVEVYSGTGLGILFTQDLTSL; translated from the coding sequence ATGGCAGGCAAAAAAGAGAATCTTAAGGCATTATTTACCAATACCCGTTCACGGGTAATTATTCTGTTCACAGGTATTTTACTGATAACAGCGATTGTAATTGGCATAACAAAGTTTAAATTCTCAAGTGATTTAGGACCAGATGCCAGTGCCAATGTGAGTATGGTTCCAGGCGGAATTCAATCGATTCCTGGCGCACTTGATCCAACGGTACAGTACGCAAAATTGCAGGAAGCACAAAATGTTGAGCAGGCTCAATCAGCACTAAAAACTGGCGGAAGTTCTATACCCACTATTATTCGTACTCAAGCTTTGGGGGCAGGTGTCGAGCCGGTAGGTGCGCAAGCGGGGCAAGGGGGTGTGGGATTTACGACTTTAGCAATGGAAGATCAGGGAGGAGCGCAGAGAAGTTTATGGTTGCAAGCGTTAAAGAACAGCAACTGTAGTAAAGCGACAGTGACTAAGGTTGTTAATGAAGGAGCAGTCCTTAGTGATTTGAAATCTGCTTGTACTTGTATTCAATTAAAAGATAGTGGCTATCAACTGTCTGACTTAGAGCGGATTTGCTCTTGTAAAGAATTAAGAGCCGCCGGTTTTAACGCTCGCCAATTGAAAGAGGCAGGTTTTAGTGCAGGAAGGCTTAGACAGTGTGGGTTTGATGCCTGCGAATTGCGAAATGCAGGATTTACAGCTCAACAGATGAAAGATGGTGGTTTTTCTGACGGTGAATTGAAAGGAGCTGGTTTCTCACCAGAGGAAATTACAAAAGCGAGTGGTTTGCCTAATGGAATAACAGAAGCTGATGTCCGCAAAGCAGGATGTCAAGTCGATGCATTAAAGCGCCTGCGAGCTGCTGGGGTGACAGCCGCAGCAATTCGACGTATCAGCGGTTGTAGCGCTGCCCAATTAAAGGCGGCAGGTTATAGTGCTGCTGAGCTAAGGAATGCGGGTTTCAGCGCAGCTGATCTAAAGAATGCAGGGTTTACCGCGGCGCAGTTAAAACAGGCTGGTTTTAGTGCAAGAGATCTTCTTAATGCTGGCTTTACACCGGAAGACCTGGCTAATGCTGGATTTACACCCGGGGAAATTGCAGCGGGTGAGTCAGAATTACCACCTGGAATTACACCCGCCGATGTTAAAAGTGCGGGCTGTGATGTTGCAACATTAAAGATGGAGCGTCTGGCGGGTGTGAGCGCCAAGTTGATTAGGCAATATGCCGGCTGTAGTGCGCAGGCGTTAAAAGAAGCCGGATTTACAGATAACGATTTGGCCAATGCCGGTTTTACACCCGCGCAAATCAGCGCCGCAGGCCCAGTGGATGATAACACTATTCGTGCGGCTGGCTGTGATCCACAAAAACTAAAGGCTCTTTTTGCCAGAGGTGTCTCAGCTACCAGAATACGTACTTTAAATGGCTGTAGCGCACAAGCTTTAAAAGCGGCTGGTTATGATGCAAAACAATTAGCTGCGGCTGGTTTTACGCCGCAAGATTTATTAGCAGCTGGGTTCACCCCTGCGCAAATTCGGGCAGCAACAGATGTGTCCGATGACGCTATACGAGCTGCCGGTTGCGATCCCGTCAAATTAAAATACTTATTTAGTCAGGGGGTATCAGCCAAACGGATACGCGAATTAAATGGTTGTAGTGCAGAAGCTTTGAAAGCGGCTGGCTATGACGCTAAAGCCTTATCTGATGCTGGTTTTACTCCTCAACAATTGCTGGATGCTGGTTTTACACCACAACAATTAGGCCAGGCAGGAATTAAAACAGCAGCTGTAATTGCGGCTGGCAGGACGGCGGATTGTAGTGTTGCTTCATTAAAAGCGGCTCGTGCGGCTGGCGTCTCTGCGGCTACAATAAGACAAACACTTGGTTGTAGTGCAGCAGCAATGAAGGCTGCGGGTTATACTGCTGCAGAATTAAGAGATGCGGGTTTTACAGCCGCTGAACTTAAGGACGCAGGTTTTACCGCGGCTGAACTTAAAAATGCCGGTTTTAGTGCCAAAGAATTGCGGGATGCCGGTTTCAGCGCTGCTGATCTTAAGAATGCTGGCTTTACTGCCAGTCAATTAAAAGACGCAGGATTCAGTGCTGCTGACCTTAAAAATGCGGGTTTTACTGCGAGTCAATTAAAAGCAGCCGGATTTAGTGCCAAAGATCTAAAAGATGCTGGTTTTAGCGCGGCTGCTTTACGCCAAGCCGGTTTTTCGGCAAAAGATTTAAAAGATGCCGGCTACACCGCTGCAGACTTGAAAAATGCTGGTTTCAGCAACGCAGAGATACAGAATGCAGGGTTCCCTCCAGATACTTCTCAGCTGGCAGGTTTACAAGCAGCCACTCAACCAACAACTGTTCCATCCAACTTGGCAGGGATACCAAGCATGCCCGGGCAAGCGCCTTCTGCTACTTCAGCACAGGCAGCCCAAGCACAGCAATTACAGGAAATTTTGAAAAGACAGAACCAACAATTAGCTGATCAAAAATATCAGCAAAAAATTCAACAACGTACAGGCCAAATGTTGGGTGTTGCGAATCAGTCACTACAAGAATGGAAAAAGGTGGCTACCCAGGCCTATACTGGTGGCCAAGAGGAAAAAGGGCCGGGTGCGGAAGGTGCTGAGGTGAGTGGTGCTCCTCAGTCAGGAATGGCCGGCGGCATGGCGAGTGGCCCTGGTGGTGCTGGTGGCAGTACTCCTCCACAGAAAGCAATTGTTAGAACGGGCGATATCGTATTCGCTGTTTTAGATACCTCCGTTAATAGTGATGAGCCAGGCCCCATCCTTGCAACGATTGTGTCTGGTAAATTAAAGGGCTCTAAACTAATCGGCAGTTTCAATTTGCCTGCGAATGCCGATAAAATGGTGATTAGTTTTAACACATTATCAGTTCCGGGGGCTGCTAAAACGGTGAGCATTAGTGCGTATGCCATTGATCCAAATACGGCTCGCACCGCATTATCCAGTAATACAGATCACCATTATCTTCTCCGTTACGGTTCTTTATTTGCTTCTTCTTTCCTGGAAGGTTTTGGTAATGCTTTCCAATCAGCCAACACAACAGTGACAATCGGCGGGACTGGGGGTGGTGATAATATTACCGTTCAAAACGGTATTGGTCGCTCTGCATTGGAAAACGCTGTGATTGGTTTGGCGACGGTGGGTAAAAGTTGGGGGCAGGTTGCACAACAGCAATTTAGTCGACCCACCACCGTGGAAGTATATTCAGGTACTGGCTTGGGTATATTATTTACTCAGGACTTAACCTCACTTTAA
- a CDS encoding DotH/IcmK family type IV secretion protein has translation MNKKKKAALRLGTLTVLLGSVIPFAAYSADQSDSAQQALQQLRLLQQRLSQNQGQPGQPQQQGRPGTPTQQNTVPPPTAPAPAVPDGQVVSDADNELIDVKAFEGVTRQMFPLTPEQLLRLKQLYQTNEYAKAATAGVPPKPTATSQFVNLSPGSTPPVIRLSQGFVSSLVFLDSTGAPWPISAYDLGDPSSFNIQWDKTSNTLMIQALKLYNYGNLAVRLRGLNTPVMLTLIPGQKAVDYRVDLRIQGYGPNAKSTPMENGIPPSANDLLLHVLDGVPPPGSRRLTVSGGDARAWIINDKMYVRTNLTILSPGWIGSMTSADGMHAYEMQKSPVLLVSWHGKVMQLKVEGL, from the coding sequence ATGAATAAGAAGAAAAAAGCCGCTCTTCGGCTTGGTACGCTTACTGTTTTGTTAGGTAGTGTGATTCCGTTTGCTGCCTATTCTGCTGATCAATCCGATTCAGCACAGCAGGCATTGCAACAACTTCGACTTTTGCAACAGCGTTTATCGCAAAATCAAGGCCAACCAGGCCAACCGCAACAACAAGGCAGGCCAGGTACTCCGACGCAGCAAAATACAGTTCCACCACCGACGGCACCCGCTCCAGCAGTTCCAGATGGCCAGGTTGTGAGTGATGCTGATAATGAGCTTATTGATGTTAAGGCATTTGAAGGCGTTACAAGGCAAATGTTTCCACTCACACCGGAACAGCTCTTGCGCCTTAAACAACTTTATCAAACCAATGAGTATGCTAAAGCAGCGACAGCAGGTGTTCCGCCAAAACCAACCGCAACGTCGCAATTCGTTAATTTGTCGCCAGGTTCGACGCCGCCGGTTATTCGTTTGTCACAAGGATTTGTTTCTTCGCTCGTTTTTCTTGATTCAACCGGTGCTCCATGGCCTATCAGTGCCTATGATTTGGGTGATCCCTCCTCTTTTAATATTCAATGGGATAAAACAAGTAATACGTTGATGATTCAGGCTTTAAAGTTGTACAACTACGGTAATCTTGCGGTCAGGCTTCGTGGCTTGAATACCCCTGTTATGTTGACCCTGATTCCTGGTCAGAAGGCAGTGGATTATCGTGTTGATCTCCGTATCCAAGGCTACGGCCCAAATGCGAAGAGTACGCCGATGGAGAATGGCATCCCACCAAGTGCTAACGATCTTTTATTGCACGTTCTGGATGGTGTTCCTCCGCCTGGCAGTCGACGTTTAACTGTAAGTGGTGGTGATGCAAGAGCTTGGATAATCAACGACAAAATGTATGTCCGAACCAACCTTACTATTCTCTCTCCAGGTTGGATAGGAAGTATGACCAGTGCTGATGGTATGCATGCTTATGAAATGCAAAAATCGCCTGTATTACTGGTTTCCTGGCATGGAAAGGTCATGCAGCTCAAGGTAGAAGGGTTATAA
- a CDS encoding type IVB secretion system apparatus protein IcmL/DotI: MAEDALTIVAMRNDFYRDGQRKTMITLIISILVNFVLASLLVYMITHPPAPKYFATSINGRITPLYPLNEPNQSDSAVLQWANQAAIAAFTYNFVNYRDELQASSGFFTADGWSQFLTALQQSNNLDAVKAKKLIVSAVATRAPIILQKGILNGRYSWRVQMPILVTYQSASEFSQQNNVVTMLITRVSTLNSPRGIGISQFVVGPASGGISS; the protein is encoded by the coding sequence ATGGCTGAAGATGCTTTGACAATTGTTGCTATGAGGAATGATTTTTACCGTGATGGCCAACGTAAAACGATGATCACGCTTATCATTTCAATATTAGTCAATTTCGTTCTGGCTTCACTGTTAGTTTACATGATTACTCATCCACCGGCGCCTAAGTATTTTGCTACAAGCATCAATGGTAGAATTACGCCTTTGTATCCCCTTAATGAGCCTAACCAGTCTGATTCCGCAGTACTGCAATGGGCAAACCAAGCAGCTATTGCTGCCTTTACCTATAACTTTGTGAATTACCGTGATGAGCTGCAAGCTTCGTCAGGATTCTTTACTGCTGATGGTTGGTCACAGTTTTTAACTGCTTTGCAGCAATCAAATAATTTGGATGCGGTGAAGGCCAAGAAACTTATTGTCTCTGCAGTAGCGACTCGAGCTCCCATTATCCTACAAAAAGGGATTTTAAATGGCCGGTACTCTTGGCGTGTACAAATGCCGATTTTGGTAACCTATCAGAGTGCTAGTGAATTTTCACAGCAAAATAACGTAGTGACCATGTTAATCACGAGGGTATCAACACTTAACTCTCCTCGTGGGATTGGCATATCGCAGTTTGTTGTTGGGCCAGCTAGCGGTGGTATAAGTTCATGA
- the icmM gene encoding type IVB secretion system protein IcmM/DotJ: MSRETWNTIKNSKTFYIQTYRRASKYLIVSGCINLLLCLIIYYLHLHQPERDFYATSGITPPIKLNPLNEPNYTGNALLAPDPTNDDEVKVIPQ; encoded by the coding sequence ATGAGTCGAGAGACTTGGAATACAATAAAAAATTCTAAGACATTTTATATTCAAACCTATCGTAGGGCGAGTAAATACCTTATTGTATCGGGATGTATAAATTTACTCTTGTGCTTGATTATATATTACCTTCACCTTCATCAACCGGAACGTGATTTTTATGCTACCAGTGGGATTACTCCTCCTATAAAGTTGAATCCCCTGAATGAGCCAAATTACACAGGCAACGCATTACTTGCGCCTGATCCAACGAATGATGATGAAGTGAAAGTTATACCGCAATAA
- the icmN gene encoding type IVB secretion system protein IcmN/DotK has product MLRRFRSGLPGFLRGHAILLASLLLFGCKSQPKYTPEEDPALRLPFKVAHTSDKAMIRLQKTLANNGVKVATIGEDYLVSIPSSALFPDQSPRLNWASYGLLNKVACYLKEFRKVGVNVTAYSSKYVSAKREHALTLARARAVADYLWSQGIDSRFIFTEGLGSDKPIMTSTQGGDKSPNSRIEITFRDTIV; this is encoded by the coding sequence GTGTTGAGACGATTTCGTAGTGGCTTACCAGGGTTTTTAAGAGGGCATGCCATTTTGCTTGCATCCTTATTGCTCTTTGGTTGTAAAAGCCAACCTAAATATACACCTGAAGAGGATCCCGCACTAAGGCTACCTTTTAAGGTTGCGCATACATCAGATAAGGCTATGATCCGGCTGCAAAAGACACTTGCCAATAACGGTGTAAAGGTTGCCACTATAGGTGAAGATTATTTGGTCAGTATTCCTTCCTCTGCGTTGTTCCCGGATCAATCACCTCGGTTAAACTGGGCTTCCTATGGTTTGTTGAATAAAGTAGCTTGTTATCTAAAAGAATTTCGTAAGGTTGGTGTGAATGTAACCGCGTATAGTAGCAAATATGTCTCAGCAAAACGTGAGCATGCTTTGACCCTTGCAAGAGCAAGAGCCGTAGCTGATTATTTATGGTCGCAAGGTATAGATAGCCGTTTTATCTTTACAGAAGGGTTGGGGAGTGATAAACCTATAATGACCTCTACTCAGGGTGGTGATAAATCACCAAATTCGCGTATTGAAATTACTTTCAGAGATACGATTGTTTAA
- a CDS encoding TraM recognition domain-containing protein: MRGIDSRHEIDPTMLLRDTRTLGQRLADFFADPTNISIVLVSVAAVSYYLSEVASLMLILGILFFLYSYTRKQKLPFRLPKIARVKDYNDLKPGVGTPNIARGIAFFGNDRKTNEELWFANDDLRTHALIFGSTGSGKTEALVSLAFNALVQASGFIYVDGKGDNSLYAKVFSMVRSMGREDDLLLINFMTGARDVIGPQERRLSNTLNPFCQGSSSMLTQLVVSLMGSSGQSSDGDMWKGRAISFVEALMKLLVYMRDEGAILLDANSIRNYFDLVKLESIVIDKIFPRDEQESISIESVPKLVTDPLRNYVFNLPGYNKEKKGKQVSQVLEQHGFITMQLVRVFSSLADTYGHIIRTNLAEVDFKDVVLNRRILVVLLPALEKSPDELSNLGKVIVSSLKAMMAAGLGDQVEGDYRDVILRKPTNSPTPYMCILDEYGYYAVQGFAVVPAQARSLGFSAIFAGQDLPAFQKASKEEAASIGANTNIKICMKLEDPTETWDFFTKTAGEAYVTKVDSFQTKDSSIANSYMDTKSSSFEKRARIDLLDLKDQTEGESHIFFKSKIVRARMFYANPKPVKRLKLNQFLKVEPPPDDYLMKLQKQLSGFQTILESGDLSINKEIENEEITLITKALRESQISEPIERGVAALLAFHGQNEPAPVEELIEEEEEGTLTIFRKLTQPANTVPLLVKEIEQFSQPLLAINETRNYLAVIERASGAKDKYAGTVANELIKDFQMATSYPPHERDIVSVEDLAEMVVALSDKIVGEREKAKAKAQED; this comes from the coding sequence ATGCGTGGTATTGATTCGCGTCATGAAATAGATCCAACCATGTTGCTAAGGGATACCCGTACCCTTGGCCAAAGGCTTGCGGACTTTTTTGCTGATCCGACCAACATTTCTATTGTTTTGGTTTCAGTGGCTGCAGTTTCCTATTATCTCTCTGAAGTGGCTAGCTTAATGCTAATTCTCGGTATTCTGTTTTTTCTTTATAGTTATACCCGTAAGCAAAAACTGCCTTTCAGATTGCCCAAAATTGCCAGAGTTAAAGATTACAATGATCTGAAGCCAGGTGTTGGTACCCCGAATATTGCAAGAGGAATTGCTTTTTTTGGTAATGATCGTAAAACCAATGAGGAGTTATGGTTTGCCAATGATGACTTAAGAACCCATGCCCTTATTTTTGGTTCTACCGGTAGTGGTAAAACAGAAGCCCTTGTATCGTTAGCGTTTAATGCGCTTGTACAAGCCAGCGGTTTTATTTATGTCGATGGAAAAGGGGATAACTCGCTTTACGCTAAAGTCTTTTCCATGGTGCGTAGTATGGGACGTGAAGATGATTTACTGCTCATCAATTTCATGACCGGGGCTCGCGACGTTATTGGTCCGCAGGAAAGACGCCTGTCCAACACGCTCAATCCTTTTTGCCAGGGGTCTTCGAGCATGTTAACTCAGCTCGTTGTAAGTTTAATGGGTTCTTCTGGCCAGTCATCTGATGGTGATATGTGGAAGGGACGTGCTATCAGCTTCGTTGAAGCGCTTATGAAATTACTCGTTTATATGCGTGATGAAGGGGCTATTTTGCTTGATGCCAATAGTATTCGTAATTATTTTGATTTGGTAAAATTGGAATCAATCGTCATTGATAAAATATTTCCCCGTGATGAACAGGAAAGTATCAGTATAGAATCTGTACCAAAATTAGTAACGGATCCCCTGCGTAACTATGTTTTCAACTTACCTGGTTATAACAAAGAGAAAAAAGGCAAACAGGTTTCTCAGGTTTTAGAACAGCATGGTTTCATTACCATGCAGCTGGTACGCGTATTTTCATCGCTTGCAGATACCTATGGACATATTATACGGACTAACCTGGCGGAAGTTGATTTTAAAGACGTTGTACTTAATCGACGGATTCTGGTGGTATTATTACCCGCTTTGGAAAAATCGCCCGATGAGCTATCGAACCTGGGTAAGGTAATTGTTTCTTCTTTGAAGGCGATGATGGCTGCCGGTTTGGGAGATCAGGTAGAAGGTGATTATCGTGATGTTATTTTACGAAAGCCTACCAATTCTCCGACTCCTTATATGTGTATTCTCGATGAGTATGGTTATTATGCCGTGCAGGGTTTTGCTGTGGTACCTGCCCAGGCGCGTTCTCTTGGATTCTCAGCTATTTTTGCTGGACAGGATTTACCTGCATTCCAGAAGGCATCGAAAGAAGAAGCTGCCTCCATCGGTGCAAACACCAACATCAAAATTTGTATGAAACTGGAAGACCCCACCGAGACTTGGGATTTCTTCACCAAAACGGCGGGTGAAGCTTACGTTACTAAAGTAGATTCATTCCAAACCAAGGACTCGAGTATCGCTAATAGCTATATGGATACGAAGAGTTCTTCATTTGAAAAACGAGCACGCATCGACTTATTGGATTTGAAAGATCAGACCGAGGGTGAGTCCCATATCTTTTTCAAATCAAAAATTGTACGCGCTCGTATGTTTTATGCTAATCCAAAGCCAGTTAAGCGTTTAAAACTAAATCAATTCTTGAAAGTAGAGCCGCCACCGGATGACTACCTGATGAAATTACAGAAGCAACTCTCTGGATTTCAAACGATATTGGAAAGTGGTGATTTAAGCATTAATAAAGAAATTGAAAATGAGGAAATCACCTTAATTACGAAGGCATTGCGTGAATCCCAAATTAGTGAGCCCATCGAACGTGGTGTCGCTGCGTTACTTGCTTTCCATGGCCAAAATGAACCTGCTCCTGTTGAGGAATTAATTGAAGAAGAGGAAGAAGGTACTTTAACGATATTTAGAAAACTGACTCAACCTGCAAATACTGTTCCTCTCCTTGTTAAAGAGATAGAGCAATTTTCACAACCTCTGCTGGCCATTAATGAAACGCGTAACTATTTGGCTGTCATTGAGCGTGCGAGCGGAGCAAAAGATAAATACGCGGGTACAGTAGCAAATGAATTAATCAAAGACTTCCAAATGGCAACCAGTTATCCTCCTCATGAGCGTGATATCGTTAGTGTCGAAGATTTAGCCGAAATGGTGGTGGCTCTTTCTGACAAAATTGTCGGTGAACGTGAGAAAGCCAAGGCTAAAGCCCAGGAAGATTGA
- the icmP gene encoding type IVB secretion system coupling complex protein DotM/IcmP, whose product MAQQAQQQGGSGDNSMAPVWIMVLLFLTLFFIWRTAHQHIVAFVFYLNILQAKLVTLFVSNEQLASNVYLMQTIDPATVDWDQFLTLTRSVGDYIRYPVVLILVVLAIFLYKSDITLKFRRPHNMNTLRAQEQYNWLAIMPVVNLDLAATDINTGPWAMALTPIEFARKYKLLKKDDALLDNPVPGQEMTAGIRKGDAKRVFTLQLGPYWDGFDRCPPQAYALAAVFMARMNRDRDSANLILETLDKTCTAGKPDFTVARPVLKKYQNAENVQEILAKHAYLLTVMASLIEASREDGVVPSAEFLWLKTIDRRLWYMLNCIGRQTPFAEVGGPFAHWRAEKEMKRRSLVPMIDEAIKALEVAVKEVKLTPKELQELEP is encoded by the coding sequence ATGGCTCAACAAGCTCAACAACAAGGTGGTAGTGGCGATAATTCAATGGCACCAGTGTGGATCATGGTTCTATTGTTTCTTACCCTGTTTTTTATTTGGAGAACAGCGCACCAGCATATTGTTGCCTTTGTTTTCTATTTAAATATCTTACAAGCAAAACTGGTGACACTTTTTGTTAGTAATGAGCAACTTGCTTCTAATGTTTATTTGATGCAGACAATTGATCCTGCTACGGTTGACTGGGATCAGTTTTTAACGCTGACACGTAGCGTTGGTGATTACATCCGCTATCCTGTCGTTTTAATTCTTGTAGTTCTAGCCATTTTTCTTTATAAATCGGATATCACCCTTAAATTTCGTAGACCTCATAATATGAATACCCTGCGTGCGCAGGAACAGTATAATTGGCTGGCAATTATGCCCGTTGTGAACTTGGATCTGGCCGCTACTGATATCAATACCGGTCCCTGGGCAATGGCTTTAACCCCTATTGAGTTTGCACGCAAATATAAATTGCTAAAAAAAGACGACGCACTCTTAGATAATCCGGTACCTGGGCAAGAGATGACTGCTGGTATTCGCAAGGGAGATGCGAAGCGGGTATTTACTTTGCAACTGGGTCCCTATTGGGATGGCTTTGATCGCTGCCCTCCACAGGCTTATGCCTTGGCCGCTGTCTTTATGGCCCGTATGAACAGAGATAGAGACTCAGCCAATTTAATTTTGGAAACCCTGGATAAAACCTGCACTGCAGGCAAGCCTGATTTTACTGTGGCAAGACCTGTGTTAAAAAAGTATCAGAACGCTGAAAACGTTCAAGAGATTTTGGCGAAGCATGCCTATCTTCTCACTGTTATGGCTTCCTTAATAGAGGCTTCGCGAGAAGATGGCGTAGTTCCGAGTGCAGAATTTCTGTGGTTAAAAACCATAGATCGACGATTATGGTATATGCTTAATTGTATAGGCAGGCAAACGCCATTTGCTGAGGTTGGAGGCCCCTTTGCTCACTGGCGGGCTGAGAAAGAGATGAAACGCCGTTCGTTGGTACCCATGATCGATGAGGCTATCAAAGCCCTTGAAGTCGCGGTGAAAGAAGTCAAATTAACGCCTAAAGAATTGCAGGAGTTAGAACCGTAA
- the icmQ gene encoding Dot/Icm secretion system protein IcmQ, with amino-acid sequence MKDELTEQQAQAILKALDETISTGPWEESNFLRVIGKNLREIRDNFAKQLGGDVRGQEKSKTESNLANRIALRAGQQEVFIALYSTEGHNIQAWERILANLPRQMISRPIYADEKDVQYSIKAKENKVNEAYVAIYIDQNDLLTVPSDKIPMDKHGRPLLSLKDRSIHLDNIIRFVHLSGVYRYSKGRLVKNSHAD; translated from the coding sequence ATGAAAGATGAATTAACAGAACAACAAGCGCAAGCTATTTTAAAAGCGCTGGATGAAACTATTTCCACAGGTCCTTGGGAAGAGTCGAATTTCTTACGTGTAATTGGTAAAAATTTGCGTGAAATACGTGACAATTTTGCTAAGCAACTAGGTGGTGATGTAAGAGGACAAGAAAAATCTAAAACTGAGTCGAATTTGGCAAATCGAATTGCGCTCCGTGCAGGTCAACAAGAGGTATTTATTGCTCTCTACTCGACTGAAGGACATAATATCCAAGCTTGGGAACGTATTCTTGCCAATCTCCCGCGCCAAATGATTTCACGTCCTATTTATGCTGATGAAAAGGATGTGCAATATTCAATTAAAGCCAAAGAGAATAAAGTAAACGAAGCCTATGTGGCTATCTATATTGATCAAAATGATCTTTTGACAGTACCCTCAGATAAAATACCTATGGATAAGCATGGCAGACCCTTACTGAGTCTTAAAGATCGCTCTATTCATTTGGATAATATTATTCGCTTTGTGCATCTTTCAGGGGTTTACCGTTATTCAAAAGGGCGTTTAGTTAAAAATTCTCATGCAGACTAG
- a CDS encoding type IV secretion IcmS family protein: protein MATDIRKSMALIAANMNAKFYLNDRFVSFDEVFSETGLLPAIARRADQLCSLCLGYGLGATFDEAENALLGIRVVFDEVTPNVLRLLCMTDVLNELIQGGPSRDYTPLDELMYD from the coding sequence ATGGCAACAGATATTCGTAAAAGTATGGCTTTGATTGCTGCCAATATGAATGCGAAATTTTATTTAAATGATCGTTTTGTAAGCTTTGATGAGGTATTTTCAGAAACCGGTTTATTACCTGCTATTGCCCGGCGAGCGGATCAACTCTGTTCTCTTTGCCTTGGTTATGGACTGGGAGCCACTTTTGATGAGGCTGAGAATGCTTTATTAGGAATCCGTGTGGTATTTGATGAAGTTACTCCTAATGTCCTGCGCCTGCTTTGTATGACTGATGTATTGAATGAACTTATTCAAGGTGGTCCGAGTAGGGATTACACTCCTTTAGATGAATTAATGTACGATTGA
- the icmT gene encoding IcmT/TraK family protein, whose translation MAAGSFSETSHWRDSARSPRFFMVDARAAFPIFLFLMHIRVWTGVLVLVSAVFFGIIEHYGFTVPVFLRWLRSFLAGSLKSSQPWWR comes from the coding sequence ATGGCTGCTGGGAGTTTTTCGGAAACGTCGCATTGGCGTGACTCAGCAAGAAGCCCTCGTTTTTTTATGGTTGATGCGAGAGCTGCTTTTCCTATTTTCCTTTTTCTTATGCACATCCGAGTGTGGACGGGAGTATTAGTCTTAGTATCTGCAGTGTTTTTTGGAATTATTGAACATTATGGTTTTACGGTTCCGGTATTTTTGCGATGGCTCAGAAGCTTCTTGGCAGGCTCTCTTAAATCTTCTCAACCTTGGTGGCGATGA